One genomic segment of Paraburkholderia caffeinilytica includes these proteins:
- the gcvT gene encoding glycine cleavage system aminomethyltransferase GcvT codes for MTELKHTPLNATHRALNARMVDFGGWDMPVNYGSQIDEHRAVRTDAGMFDVSHMCVVDFTGERVRAFFEYALANNVAKLQTPGRALYSCLLNPNGGVIDDLIVYYFGEDHFRVVVNAGTADKDVAWFGKLNAEGNFGLTITPRRDYAIVAVQGPNAREKVWQTVPAARAATEALKPFNAARVEGTPFGELTVARTGYTGEDGFEIIVPADHVAALWNALQAQGVRPAGLGARDTLRLEAGMNLYGQDMDDTVSPLDAGLAWTVDLTSPREFVGKKKLEADGSQAAFVGLILLKENGKAAGVLRAHQKVVTPQGEGEITSGTFSPTMQESIAFARVPKGVQPGDTVHVQIRDKNVPASVVKLPFVRNGKVLAV; via the coding sequence ATGACCGAACTCAAACACACCCCGCTCAACGCCACCCATCGTGCGCTCAACGCTCGCATGGTCGATTTCGGCGGCTGGGACATGCCCGTCAACTACGGCTCGCAGATCGACGAACACCGCGCCGTGCGCACCGACGCCGGGATGTTCGACGTCTCGCATATGTGCGTCGTCGATTTCACCGGCGAGCGCGTGCGCGCCTTTTTTGAATACGCGCTGGCCAATAACGTCGCCAAGCTGCAAACGCCGGGCCGCGCGCTCTACTCCTGTCTGCTGAACCCGAACGGCGGTGTGATCGACGATCTGATCGTCTACTACTTCGGCGAAGATCACTTCCGCGTGGTCGTCAACGCCGGCACGGCCGATAAAGACGTCGCCTGGTTCGGCAAGCTCAACGCCGAGGGCAACTTCGGCCTGACCATCACGCCGCGCCGCGACTACGCGATCGTCGCCGTGCAAGGTCCGAACGCCCGCGAAAAAGTCTGGCAAACCGTGCCGGCCGCACGCGCTGCCACCGAAGCATTGAAGCCTTTCAACGCCGCCCGCGTCGAAGGCACGCCGTTCGGCGAACTCACCGTTGCCCGCACCGGCTACACCGGCGAAGACGGTTTCGAAATCATCGTCCCGGCGGATCACGTCGCAGCACTGTGGAACGCGCTGCAAGCACAAGGCGTGCGCCCCGCCGGTCTCGGCGCGCGCGACACGCTGCGCCTCGAAGCCGGCATGAACCTGTACGGCCAGGATATGGACGACACCGTCTCGCCACTCGACGCCGGCCTCGCCTGGACCGTCGATCTGACTTCGCCGCGTGAATTTGTCGGCAAGAAAAAGCTTGAAGCCGACGGCTCGCAGGCGGCGTTCGTCGGTCTGATCCTGCTGAAGGAAAACGGCAAGGCGGCGGGCGTGCTGCGCGCTCACCAGAAAGTCGTCACGCCGCAGGGCGAAGGCGAAATCACCAGCGGCACTTTTTCGCCCACGATGCAGGAATCGATCGCCTTTGCGCGCGTGCCGAAAGGTGTGCAGCCGGGCGATACCGTTCACGTCCAGATTCGTGACAAAAACGTACCCGCAAGCGTGGTAAAACTGCCGTTCGTGCGCAACGGCAAGGTGCTCGCAGTTTAA
- the gcvH gene encoding glycine cleavage system protein GcvH, producing the protein MSIPADLKYTESHEWVRTEADGTLTVGITDHAQEALGDIVFFEVQELGKTVGAGDTVAVIESVKAASDIYAPVSGEIIEANPAVADTPDGVNSAPYDNWLFKIKPAADASQDRLIDADAYAKAIGA; encoded by the coding sequence ATGAGCATCCCGGCCGATCTGAAATACACCGAATCGCACGAGTGGGTCCGCACCGAAGCGGACGGCACGCTGACGGTCGGCATCACCGACCACGCGCAGGAAGCGCTCGGCGATATCGTCTTCTTCGAAGTCCAGGAACTGGGCAAGACCGTGGGCGCCGGCGACACCGTCGCCGTGATCGAGTCGGTGAAAGCCGCCTCCGACATCTACGCACCGGTTTCGGGCGAGATCATCGAAGCGAACCCGGCCGTCGCCGACACGCCGGACGGCGTCAACAGCGCGCCGTACGACAACTGGCTCTTCAAGATCAAGCCGGCCGCGGACGCATCGCAGGATCGCCTGATCGACGCGGACGCGTACGCGAAGGCGATCGGCGCCTGA
- the gcvP gene encoding aminomethyl-transferring glycine dehydrogenase translates to MKLEHPDRLMNRTPLSLAALEVHDAFAERHIGPDSADQHAMLEALGFASRAALIDAVIPKTIRRTETLPLGPFAQPKSEAEALAALRELADKNQVFRSYIGQGYYNAHTPTVILRNVLENPAWYTAYTPYQPEISQGRLEALLNFQQMIVDLTGLAISNASLLDEATAAAEAMTLLQRIGKPKSNVFYVADDVLPQTIEVVKTRATPVGIEVKVGPAAEAANANAFGVLLQYPGVNGDVRDYRALADAIHAAGGHVVVAADLLALTVLTPPGEWGADVAVGNTQRFGVPVGFGGPHAAYLAVRDEFKRQMPGRLVGVTVDAQGNPALRLALQTREQHIRREKATSNVCTAQALLAIMASMYAVYHGPHGLKTIALRVNRIAALLAAGAKKLGYALVNDTFFDTLTFETGARTQALHDAATARRINLRRVSDTRVGISIDETTTRSDLADLLAAFAQAAFVDEVPQIDALDAELPAESTVPAALERTSAYLTHHVFNRHHSETEMLRYLRSLSDKDLALDRSMIPLGSCTMKLNATSEMLPVTWPEFGQIHPFAPAEQTVGYREMIDQLEQMLVAATGYAAVSLQPNAGSQGEYAGLLIIHAYHASRGEGHRNVCLIPASAHGTNPASAQMAGMQVIVVACDAQGNVDIDDLKKKADQHADKLAAIMITYPSTHGVFESNVREICEIVHAHGGQVYVDGANMNAMVGLCAPGQFGGDVSHLNLHKTFCIPHGGGGPGVGPVAVGAHLAQFLPNQISSGYERTPNGIGAVSGAPYGSASILPISWMYIAMMGAKNLTAATETAILNANYVANKLAPHYPVLYSGPGGLVAHECILDLRPIKETSGITVDDVAKRLADYGFHAPTMSFPVPGTLMVEPTESESKEELDRFIEAMIAIRDEIRAVEEGRSDREDNPLKHAPHTAAVVIANDWKHAYARETAAYPLPTLIAKKYWPPVGRADNVYGDRNLFCSCVPIADYE, encoded by the coding sequence ATGAAGCTCGAACACCCGGATCGTCTGATGAACCGCACTCCTCTCTCGCTCGCCGCGCTCGAAGTGCATGACGCCTTCGCCGAACGGCACATCGGCCCGGATTCGGCCGACCAGCATGCGATGCTCGAAGCCCTCGGCTTCGCGTCGCGCGCGGCGCTGATCGACGCCGTCATTCCGAAGACGATCCGCCGCACCGAAACGCTGCCGCTCGGTCCCTTCGCCCAGCCGAAGAGCGAAGCGGAAGCGCTCGCCGCGCTGCGTGAGCTGGCGGACAAGAACCAGGTGTTCCGCTCGTACATCGGACAGGGTTACTACAACGCGCACACGCCGACGGTGATCCTGCGTAACGTGCTCGAAAATCCGGCCTGGTACACCGCGTACACGCCGTATCAGCCGGAAATCTCGCAAGGCCGTCTGGAAGCGTTGCTGAACTTCCAGCAAATGATTGTCGACCTGACGGGTCTGGCGATCTCGAACGCCTCGCTGCTTGACGAAGCCACTGCCGCCGCCGAAGCGATGACGCTGCTGCAACGCATCGGCAAGCCGAAGTCGAACGTGTTCTACGTTGCCGACGACGTGCTGCCGCAAACCATCGAAGTGGTGAAGACGCGCGCCACGCCGGTCGGTATCGAAGTGAAAGTCGGCCCGGCTGCGGAAGCGGCGAACGCGAATGCGTTCGGCGTGCTGCTGCAATACCCGGGCGTGAACGGCGATGTGCGCGACTACCGCGCACTCGCAGACGCGATCCACGCAGCGGGCGGCCACGTGGTGGTCGCCGCCGATCTGCTCGCGCTGACGGTGCTCACGCCGCCGGGCGAATGGGGCGCGGACGTGGCCGTCGGCAACACCCAGCGTTTCGGCGTGCCGGTGGGTTTCGGCGGCCCGCACGCGGCTTACCTCGCCGTGCGCGATGAATTCAAGCGTCAGATGCCGGGCCGTCTGGTCGGCGTGACCGTCGACGCGCAGGGCAACCCCGCGCTGCGTCTCGCGCTGCAAACGCGCGAACAACACATCCGTCGCGAGAAGGCGACCTCGAACGTGTGTACCGCGCAAGCGCTGCTCGCGATCATGGCCAGCATGTACGCCGTCTATCACGGCCCGCACGGCCTGAAGACGATCGCACTACGCGTGAACCGGATCGCTGCGCTGCTCGCGGCCGGCGCGAAGAAGCTCGGTTACGCGCTCGTCAACGACACGTTCTTCGACACGCTCACGTTCGAAACCGGTGCACGCACCCAGGCGCTGCATGACGCGGCGACCGCGAGGCGCATCAATCTGCGCCGCGTGAGCGACACGCGCGTCGGCATCTCGATCGACGAAACCACCACGCGCAGCGACCTCGCCGATCTGCTCGCGGCATTCGCGCAAGCGGCGTTCGTCGACGAAGTCCCGCAAATCGATGCACTCGACGCCGAACTCCCCGCCGAGAGCACCGTGCCCGCCGCGCTCGAACGCACCAGCGCGTACCTCACGCACCACGTGTTTAACCGTCACCATTCGGAAACGGAAATGTTGCGCTATTTGCGCAGCCTCTCCGACAAGGATCTGGCACTCGACCGCTCGATGATCCCGCTCGGCTCGTGCACGATGAAGCTGAACGCGACCTCGGAAATGCTGCCGGTCACGTGGCCCGAATTCGGTCAGATTCACCCGTTCGCGCCGGCCGAGCAAACGGTCGGTTACCGCGAAATGATCGATCAGCTCGAACAGATGCTGGTCGCGGCCACCGGCTACGCAGCCGTGTCGCTGCAACCGAATGCCGGCTCGCAAGGCGAGTACGCGGGCCTCCTGATCATTCATGCGTACCACGCGTCGCGCGGCGAAGGCCACCGCAACGTCTGCCTGATTCCCGCTTCGGCGCACGGCACGAACCCGGCGTCGGCGCAAATGGCCGGCATGCAGGTGATCGTGGTGGCTTGCGACGCGCAAGGCAACGTCGATATCGACGACCTGAAGAAGAAAGCCGATCAGCACGCCGACAAGCTCGCGGCGATCATGATCACGTATCCGTCCACGCACGGCGTGTTCGAATCGAACGTCCGCGAAATCTGCGAGATCGTGCATGCGCACGGCGGTCAGGTCTATGTGGACGGCGCGAACATGAACGCAATGGTCGGCCTGTGCGCGCCGGGTCAGTTCGGCGGTGACGTCTCGCACCTGAACCTGCACAAGACCTTCTGCATTCCGCACGGCGGCGGCGGACCGGGTGTCGGTCCGGTTGCAGTCGGCGCGCATCTCGCGCAATTCCTGCCGAATCAGATTTCGTCGGGCTATGAGCGCACGCCGAACGGCATCGGCGCCGTGTCGGGCGCACCGTACGGCTCCGCGTCGATCCTGCCGATCTCGTGGATGTACATCGCGATGATGGGTGCGAAGAACCTCACGGCGGCCACCGAAACCGCGATCCTCAACGCGAATTACGTCGCGAACAAACTCGCGCCGCATTATCCGGTGCTGTACTCCGGCCCGGGCGGACTGGTCGCGCACGAGTGCATTCTCGATCTGCGCCCAATCAAGGAAACCAGCGGCATCACCGTCGACGACGTCGCCAAGCGTCTCGCCGACTACGGCTTCCACGCGCCGACCATGAGCTTCCCGGTGCCGGGCACGCTGATGGTCGAGCCGACCGAATCGGAATCGAAGGAAGAACTCGACCGCTTCATCGAGGCGATGATCGCGATCCGCGACGAAATCCGCGCGGTGGAGGAAGGCCGCTCGGACCGCGAAGACAATCCGCTCAAGCACGCGCCGCATACGGCAGCGGTGGTCATCGCGAACGACTGGAAGCATGCGTACGCGCGCGAAACCGCCGCGTATCCGTTGCCCACGCTGATCGCGAAGAAGTACTGGCCGCCGGTCGGCCGTGCGGACAACGTGTACGGCGACCGCAATCTGTTCTGCTCCTGCGTGCCGATCGCCGACTACGAGTAA
- a CDS encoding alginate lyase family protein, whose amino-acid sequence MARKVRLMQSRTEIRRTQTWQQACTLLLAGAAVLLPLRQAQAAMNFCAAPALQTSERTNADPGVKALVSNVQAHLNDPPHAVAKLHTEGTLPHEGIHDQSVEAEKDLDLLRDAALAWRATSDDRYLKLVDRLLYAWVTTYQPSFNPIDETHFEGLILAYDMTASALPVKTRNASMAFLTKLASGYIAQIDAQPRPLMGTFKNNWQSHRIKLISMAAFTLDNRKMINAAQRLFDEHIGDNIAPDGSTFDFGERDALHYVTYDLQPLVTAALAARRHNRNWLPEKGENGASLAAALNWLTPYADGSKTHEEFVHSNVPFDAKRREAGVPGFSGQWDPKNATELFHLAARLDGRYTPIALQLAPTPPAWLAVCLPLPAR is encoded by the coding sequence ATGGCGCGAAAGGTGCGATTGATGCAAAGCCGGACCGAAATCAGGCGAACCCAAACGTGGCAGCAGGCTTGCACGCTCTTGCTGGCTGGCGCAGCGGTGCTGCTGCCGCTGCGCCAGGCGCAAGCCGCAATGAATTTTTGCGCAGCGCCCGCGCTGCAAACCAGCGAGCGCACGAATGCCGATCCCGGCGTCAAGGCGCTGGTGAGCAATGTGCAGGCACATCTGAACGACCCGCCGCATGCGGTAGCGAAACTGCATACCGAAGGCACGCTGCCGCACGAGGGCATCCACGATCAGAGCGTCGAGGCAGAGAAGGATCTCGATCTGCTGCGCGACGCGGCGCTCGCCTGGCGCGCAACCAGTGACGACCGTTATCTGAAGCTGGTCGACCGCTTGCTGTATGCATGGGTCACGACTTACCAACCCAGTTTCAATCCGATCGACGAAACCCATTTCGAAGGCCTGATCCTCGCCTACGACATGACCGCGAGCGCGTTGCCGGTGAAGACGCGCAATGCATCAATGGCGTTCCTGACGAAGCTAGCGAGCGGCTATATCGCGCAGATCGACGCGCAGCCGCGGCCGCTCATGGGTACCTTCAAGAACAACTGGCAAAGCCACCGGATCAAGCTGATCTCGATGGCCGCGTTCACGCTGGATAACCGCAAGATGATCAACGCGGCGCAGCGCCTGTTCGACGAGCATATCGGCGACAACATCGCGCCCGACGGCTCGACTTTCGATTTCGGCGAGCGCGACGCGCTGCACTATGTCACGTACGACCTGCAGCCGCTCGTGACCGCTGCGCTCGCTGCGCGCCGCCACAACCGCAACTGGTTGCCGGAAAAGGGGGAAAACGGCGCGTCGCTGGCTGCCGCGCTGAATTGGCTCACGCCGTACGCGGACGGCAGCAAAACGCATGAAGAATTCGTGCATTCGAACGTTCCGTTCGATGCCAAACGCCGTGAGGCCGGTGTGCCCGGTTTTTCAGGTCAATGGGATCCGAAAAACGCGACAGAACTGTTTCACCTGGCGGCGCGTCTCGACGGACGCTATACGCCGATCGCGCTGCAGCTCGCACCGACGCCGCCCGCGTGGCTGGCCGTGTGCTTACCGCTGCCGGCGCGCTAA
- a CDS encoding L-serine ammonia-lyase, producing MAVSVFDLFKIGIGPSSSHTVGPMRAALMFAQGLERDGLLGATASVKVDLYGSLGATGKGHGTDRGVMLGLMGDAPDTVDPDTIAQRLEAVKASRTLALLGTHEVPFVQKDHISFYRQALAEHPNGLKLRAFDAEGETLRESTYLSVGGGFVVTAGAPNTKVLSAVEQLPHSFRSGAELLALCKSTGKSIAQLMWDNERVWHTEEETRAGLLKIWNVMQSCVSRGCGINNPDADGNLPGPFHVKRRAPQLYRALSSNPELALRDPLSMVDWINLYAIAVNEENAAGGRVVTAPTNGAAGIIPAVLHYYTRFMPGSNEQGVIDFLMTAAAIGILYKLNASISGAEVGCQGEVGVACSMAAGALAAVMGGTPEQVENAAEIGMEHNLGLTCDPVGGMVQIPCIERNAMGSVKAVNAARMALRGDGTHYVSLDSVIKTMMQTGADMKTKYKETSRGGLAVNIVEC from the coding sequence ATGGCAGTCAGTGTGTTCGACCTCTTCAAAATCGGCATTGGCCCGTCCAGTTCGCATACGGTCGGGCCGATGCGTGCAGCGCTGATGTTCGCGCAAGGACTCGAACGCGACGGGCTGCTCGGCGCGACCGCGTCGGTGAAAGTGGATCTGTATGGGTCGCTCGGCGCGACCGGCAAGGGTCACGGCACCGATCGCGGCGTGATGCTGGGTTTGATGGGCGACGCACCCGACACCGTCGATCCGGACACGATCGCGCAGCGGCTCGAGGCGGTGAAGGCGTCGCGCACACTCGCCTTGCTCGGCACGCACGAAGTGCCGTTCGTCCAGAAAGATCACATTTCGTTTTATCGCCAGGCGCTGGCGGAGCATCCGAACGGCCTGAAGCTGCGTGCATTCGACGCAGAAGGCGAGACGCTGCGTGAGTCGACCTATCTGTCGGTCGGCGGCGGCTTTGTGGTGACGGCAGGCGCGCCGAACACGAAGGTGCTGAGCGCCGTCGAACAATTGCCGCATTCGTTCCGCAGCGGCGCCGAATTGCTCGCGCTCTGCAAATCGACCGGCAAGAGCATCGCCCAATTGATGTGGGACAACGAACGCGTCTGGCACACGGAAGAAGAGACACGTGCGGGCTTGCTGAAGATCTGGAATGTGATGCAGTCGTGCGTGTCGCGCGGTTGCGGCATCAACAATCCGGACGCGGACGGCAACTTGCCTGGTCCGTTCCATGTGAAGCGCCGCGCGCCGCAGTTGTATCGTGCGCTGTCGAGCAATCCTGAGCTGGCGCTGCGCGATCCGCTGTCGATGGTCGACTGGATCAATCTCTACGCCATCGCCGTGAATGAGGAAAATGCCGCCGGTGGGCGCGTGGTCACGGCGCCGACCAATGGCGCGGCCGGCATCATTCCCGCCGTGCTGCATTACTACACGCGCTTCATGCCGGGTTCGAACGAGCAGGGCGTGATCGACTTCCTGATGACGGCGGCGGCGATCGGCATTCTGTACAAACTGAACGCGTCGATTTCGGGCGCGGAAGTGGGGTGCCAAGGTGAAGTGGGTGTGGCCTGCTCGATGGCCGCGGGTGCGCTCGCGGCGGTGATGGGCGGCACGCCTGAGCAAGTCGAGAATGCTGCCGAGATCGGCATGGAGCACAACCTCGGGCTGACGTGCGATCCGGTCGGCGGAATGGTGCAGATTCCGTGTATCGAACGCAATGCGATGGGCTCGGTAAAGGCCGTGAATGCCGCGCGCATGGCGCTGCGCGGTGACGGCACACACTACGTGTCGCTGGACTCCGTGATCAAGACGATGATGCAGACCGGCGCCGACATGAAGACGAAGTACAAGGAAACCTCGCGCGGCGGGTTAGCTGTGAATATTGTGGAGTGTTGA
- a CDS encoding thiamine pyrophosphate-binding protein, producing the protein MPLASESSSATQTTGARLVVDALLTHGVERVFCVPGESFLAVLDSLHDETDRIQTVVCRHEAAAANMAEAVGKLTGRPGVAIVTRGPGATHASIGVHTAFQDSTPMILLIGQCAREHLDREAFQEIDYRRMFGQMAKWVAQIDDPKRIPEYLSHAFHTATSGRPGPVVLSLPEDVLSDACDLVAGAPAYKRVAASPSAAQMGELRRLLEGAQRPMVIAGGSGWTPAACADLQRFVENWQLPIGLAFRFQDTLDNEHPNYAGDVGLGINPALAQRIRDADLLLTLGPRLGEATTNGYTLLDIPKTKQTLVHVHQGAEELGRVYAADLPIVSGMPELAAQLAALKPSSDTLAWSGTAEEAHRAYLDWRKPRPIPGDVQMGEVIQQLRAHLPEDAILTNGAGNYATWLHRHFSYRHFRSQLAPTSGAMGYGIPAAIAAKSMYPQRAVVALAGDGCFMMSAQELATAMQYDLHVIFIVVNNSHFGTIRMHQERHYPNRVHGTGLTNPDFAAFARSFGAHGETVERTEDFLPALQRSMEAKRAAVIEIRMPQEASTPGATLEQIRQQGRKLRGE; encoded by the coding sequence ATGCCGCTCGCTTCTGAATCTTCTTCCGCCACCCAAACTACTGGCGCGCGTCTCGTCGTCGACGCCTTGCTCACGCATGGTGTCGAACGTGTTTTCTGCGTACCCGGCGAGAGCTTTCTCGCCGTGCTCGATTCGCTGCACGACGAAACCGACCGCATTCAGACCGTCGTGTGCCGGCACGAAGCGGCAGCGGCGAACATGGCCGAAGCCGTCGGCAAATTGACGGGTCGACCGGGCGTTGCGATCGTCACGCGCGGACCGGGCGCGACGCATGCATCGATCGGTGTGCATACCGCGTTTCAGGACTCCACGCCAATGATCCTGCTGATCGGCCAATGCGCGCGCGAGCATCTCGATCGCGAGGCTTTCCAGGAAATCGACTATCGGCGCATGTTCGGCCAGATGGCGAAATGGGTCGCGCAAATCGACGATCCGAAACGCATTCCCGAATATCTGAGCCATGCTTTTCACACGGCGACGTCGGGGCGTCCGGGACCGGTTGTGTTGTCGTTGCCGGAAGATGTGTTGAGCGACGCGTGCGACCTTGTTGCCGGCGCGCCCGCCTACAAGCGCGTGGCGGCGTCGCCGTCCGCAGCGCAGATGGGCGAGTTGCGTCGATTGCTGGAAGGCGCGCAACGGCCAATGGTCATCGCCGGCGGCAGCGGTTGGACGCCCGCGGCATGCGCCGACCTGCAACGCTTCGTCGAGAATTGGCAATTGCCGATTGGCCTCGCGTTCCGCTTTCAGGACACGCTCGACAACGAGCATCCGAACTATGCGGGTGATGTCGGCCTCGGTATCAATCCCGCGCTTGCTCAACGTATCCGCGATGCCGACCTGCTGCTCACGCTTGGACCGCGTTTGGGCGAAGCAACCACCAACGGCTATACGCTGCTCGATATTCCGAAGACAAAGCAAACGCTGGTGCACGTGCATCAAGGCGCTGAAGAACTCGGACGCGTCTATGCCGCGGATCTTCCAATCGTCTCCGGCATGCCGGAGCTGGCAGCGCAGCTTGCCGCGTTGAAGCCGTCTTCTGACACGCTCGCATGGAGCGGCACTGCGGAAGAAGCGCATCGCGCGTATCTCGACTGGCGCAAGCCACGCCCGATTCCCGGCGACGTGCAAATGGGCGAAGTCATCCAGCAGTTGCGCGCGCATCTACCGGAAGACGCGATCCTCACAAACGGTGCGGGCAACTATGCCACGTGGTTGCATCGCCATTTCTCGTACCGGCATTTCCGCTCGCAACTCGCGCCGACCAGTGGCGCGATGGGCTATGGGATACCCGCGGCAATTGCGGCAAAGTCGATGTATCCGCAGCGCGCGGTGGTCGCATTAGCCGGCGACGGCTGCTTCATGATGTCCGCGCAGGAACTCGCGACGGCGATGCAGTACGACCTGCATGTGATTTTCATCGTCGTGAACAACAGCCATTTCGGCACGATCCGGATGCATCAGGAACGGCATTATCCGAATCGCGTGCATGGCACCGGTCTCACGAATCCGGATTTTGCGGCGTTCGCGCGGTCGTTCGGCGCGCATGGCGAGACGGTGGAGCGGACCGAAGATTTTCTGCCGGCGTTGCAGCGTTCGATGGAAGCGAAACGCGCAGCGGTGATCGAGATTCGCATGCCGCAGGAGGCAAGCACGCCGGGCGCGACGCTGGAGCAGATTCGGCAGCAGGGAAGGAAGCTGCGCGGGGAGTGA
- a CDS encoding branched-chain amino acid ABC transporter substrate-binding protein yields MQHKMKQLAGAALVAAMSLAGTANAQSTEDVKIGFAGPMTGAQAHYGKDFQNGITLAVEEMNATKPVIGGKPVRFVLDAADDQADPRTGTTVAQKLVDDGIKGMLGHFNSGTTIPASRIYANAGIPEIAMATAPEYTQQGFKTTFRMMTSDTQQGSVAGTFAVKTLGVKKIAIVDDRTAYGQGLADQFEKAAKAAGGQIVDREYTNDKAVDFKSILTKLKSVNPDMIYYGGADSQAAPMVKQMKALGIKAPLMGGEMVHTPTFIQIAGDAANGTVASLAGLPLEEMPGGKDYVAKYKKRFNEDVQTYSPYAYDGAMAMFDAMKKANSTDPAKYLPLLAKTSMPAVTAANLAYDTKGDLKNGGITLYKVVDGKWTTLQSVGGK; encoded by the coding sequence ATGCAACACAAAATGAAACAGCTGGCAGGCGCAGCGCTGGTTGCGGCAATGTCGCTGGCGGGGACGGCCAACGCTCAATCGACCGAAGACGTGAAGATCGGCTTTGCCGGTCCGATGACGGGCGCACAGGCGCACTACGGCAAGGACTTCCAGAACGGCATTACGCTGGCTGTGGAAGAAATGAACGCGACCAAGCCGGTGATCGGCGGCAAGCCGGTTCGCTTCGTGCTGGATGCGGCCGACGACCAGGCTGACCCGCGCACCGGCACGACCGTTGCACAAAAGCTGGTGGATGACGGCATCAAGGGCATGCTCGGCCACTTCAACTCGGGCACGACGATTCCGGCTTCGCGCATCTACGCGAACGCGGGCATCCCCGAAATCGCCATGGCTACGGCGCCTGAGTACACGCAGCAAGGCTTCAAGACCACGTTCCGCATGATGACGTCCGACACGCAGCAAGGTTCGGTCGCCGGCACGTTCGCGGTGAAGACCCTCGGTGTGAAGAAGATCGCGATCGTCGACGACCGCACGGCTTACGGCCAGGGTCTGGCTGATCAGTTCGAAAAGGCGGCGAAGGCTGCGGGCGGCCAGATCGTCGATCGTGAATACACGAACGACAAGGCTGTCGACTTCAAGTCGATCCTGACCAAGCTGAAGTCGGTCAACCCGGACATGATCTATTACGGCGGCGCGGATTCGCAAGCGGCACCGATGGTCAAGCAGATGAAGGCACTGGGCATCAAGGCGCCGCTGATGGGCGGCGAAATGGTCCACACGCCGACCTTTATTCAGATCGCGGGCGACGCGGCGAACGGCACGGTGGCATCGCTCGCCGGCCTGCCGCTGGAAGAAATGCCGGGCGGCAAGGACTACGTCGCGAAGTACAAGAAGCGCTTCAACGAAGACGTGCAAACGTACTCGCCGTACGCCTACGACGGCGCGATGGCGATGTTCGACGCCATGAAGAAGGCTAACTCGACCGATCCGGCCAAGTACCTGCCGCTGCTCGCGAAGACCTCGATGCCGGCAGTGACGGCAGCGAACCTCGCATACGACACCAAGGGCGACCTGAAGAACGGCGGCATCACGCTGTACAAGGTTGTCGACGGCAAGTGGACGACGCTGCAAAGCGTGGGCGGGAAGTAA